From one Lotus japonicus ecotype B-129 chromosome 3, LjGifu_v1.2 genomic stretch:
- the LOC130742638 gene encoding aspartic proteinase CDR1-like — MHALAFFFAASCSLLATLPFTEPSKTPSSFTIDLIHHDSPLSPFYNSSMTRSQLIRNAAMRSISRANQLSLSLSHSLNQLKESSPEPIIIPNNGNYLMRIYIGTPSVERLAIADTGSDLTWVQCSPCDNTKCFAQNTPLYDPLNSSTFTLLPCDSQPCTQLPYSQYVCSDYGDCIYAYTYGDNSYSYGGLSSDSIRFDATAATPTIPKFVFGCGFQNKFTADKSGKTTGIVGLGAGPLSLVSQLGDEIGHKFSYCLLPFSSNSNSKLKFGEAAIVQGNGVVSTPLIIKPDLPFYYLNLEGITVGAKTVKTGQTDGNIIIDSGSTLTYLEESFYNEFVSLVKETVAVEEDQYIPYPFDFCFTYKEGMSTPPDVVFHFTGGDVVLKPMNTLVLIEDNLICSTVVPSHFDGIAIFGNLGQIDFHVGYDIQGGKVSFAPTDCSLN; from the coding sequence ATGCATGCTTTAGCATTCTTCTTTGCAGCCTCATGCTCACTACTCGCTACTCTACCCTTCACCGAACCAAGTAAAACCCCAAGTAGCTTCACCATTGATCTCATTCACCATGATTCACCACTCTCACCCTTCTACAACTCTTCCATGACCCGTTCCCAGCTCATTAGAAACGCCGCCATGCGCTCAATTTCTCGCGCAAATCAATtatccctctccctctcccacTCTTTGAACCAATTAAAAGAATCCTCACCTGAACCAATCATAATCCCAAACAATGGTAATTACCTCATGAGGATATACATTGGCACCCCCTCTGTGGAAAGACTTGCTATTGCAGACACAGGGAGTGACCTCACATGGGTGCAGTGTTCCCCTTGTGACAACACCAAATGCTTCGCTCAAAACACCCCTCTTTATGATCCATTAAATTCTTCAACGTTCACATTGTTGCCATGCGATTCACAACCTTGCACACAACTTCCATATTCTCAATATGTTTGTAGTGACTATGGAGATTGCATATACGCATACACTTACGGTGATAATTCATATAGCTATGGAGGGTTGAGTTCTGATTCCATACGTTTTGATGCTACTGCAGCTACACCTACAATTCCAAAATTTGTTTTTGGATGTGGGTTTCAGAACAAATTCACTGCAGATAAATCAGGGAAAACCACAGGAATTGTGGGCCTTGGGGCAGGACCATTATCACTAGTTTCGCAACTAGGCGATGAAATTGGTCACAAATTCTCCTATTGccttcttcctttctcttcGAATTCAAATAGCAAATTGAAATTCGGGGAAGCTGCAATAGTACAAGGAAACGGCGTCGTTTCCACTCCCCTCATAATCAAACCTGATTTACCTTTCTACTACCTCAATCTTGAAGGCATCACTGTAGGTGCAAAGACGGTGAAGACAGGACAAACTGATGGTAACATAATCATTGATTCAGGATCGACATTGACATACCTTGAAGAGAGTTTTTACAATGAGTTTGTGAGTTTGGTGAAGGAAACTGTTGCTGTTGAGGAAGACCAATATATTCCTTACCcgtttgatttttgttttacCTACAAGGAGGGGATGAGTACACCTCCTGATGTTGTGTTTCATTTCACGGGTGGTGATGTTGTTTTGAAGCCTATGAACACTCTTGTCTTGATTGAGGACAACCTTATTTGCTCCACGGTGGTGCCTAGCCATTTCGATGGAATCGCCATCTTTGGGAATTTGGGGCAGATAGATTTTCATGTGGGGTATGATATTCAAGGGGGGAAAGTGTCTTTTGCTCCTACTGATTGTAGCTTGAACTAG